A section of the Oncorhynchus gorbuscha isolate QuinsamMale2020 ecotype Even-year linkage group LG04, OgorEven_v1.0, whole genome shotgun sequence genome encodes:
- the fgf17 gene encoding fibroblast growth factor 17, with product MYGINQRCIYISFHFFVLWCHAQGENHPSPNFNQYVMEQGAMTDQLSRRQVRVYQLYSRTSGKHVQIQGKRVAATAEDGNNYARLFVETDTFGSRVRIKGAESGRYLCMNRRGKLVGKPDGRSRDCIFTEIVLENNYTAFQNAKYEGWYVAFTRKGRPIKASKTRENQREVHFIKRLHKGPLPFPNMDRIKQFEFISFPPTRRAKRNRKSQTAA from the exons ATGTATGGAATAAATCAGCGCTGTATTTACAT ATCTTTTCATTTCTTCGTGTTGTGGTGCCATGCTCAG GGGGAGAATCACCCGTCTCCTAATTTTAACCAGTATGTGATGGAGCAGGGCGCAATGACGGACCAGCTTAGCCGGCGACAGGTCAGGGTTTATCAACTATACAGCCGGACCAGCGGGAAGCACGTCCAGATACAAGGCAAGAGGGTCGCCGCTACTGCTGAGGACGGCAACAATTACG CACGTCTCTTTGTAGAGACTGACACCTTTGGCAGTCGGGTTCGGATCAAAGGTGCAGAGAGTGGACGCTACCTCTGTATGAACCGGAGGGGGAAACTGGTTGGAAAG CCTgatggcagaagcagggattGTATCTTCACAGAGATTGTTCTGGAGAACAATTACACTGCCTTCCAGAATGCCAAATATGAGGGTTGGTATGTGGCTTTCACCAGGAAAGGGAGGCCCATCAAAGCCTCCAAGACGagggagaaccagagagaggTCCATTTCATCAAGAGGCTACACAAGGGCCCACTACCTTTCCCCAACATGGACAGAATCAAACAATTTGAGTTTATCAGTTTTCCACCCACCCGTCGAGCGAAACGGAACAGGAAATCACAGACTGCTGCCTAG